Genomic window (Granulicella arctica):
GCGAACGGACGCTTCAACGTCATGAAAGTCTCCAGGCAAAGTTTTGATTGAAAACCGATCATACCTCTTCACCGCAGCCCCTCCGCACAACTACGGATACCCGCCGCCAACGTGCTTTCCGGTCTGCAGGTCAACCGTAAACCCAACATCTTTGTCTGTCATCAGGTTCCAGCCGGAACCATGCAGCAATCCGTTCTCGATCGCCCCAAGCTGAAGCCCTTCCCAACTTAGCCGGTCCGTCTGCCACGCCAAACCATTCTCGCCCCAAGCGATAAGCGCGTGGAAACCGACAAACAGCAGTAGCCCCTCAGCCTCAAGCACTCGCACCTCGGTCACTGGCTTCAACGAAAGATGCGTACAGCCCGCGGGAGCAAGTGTGTCGACAACATAGGCATAGCCGCCAGCGACCGCGCACATCTCGTCAGGCTTTGGACACGCGAACACGCCGGTAGGCATTGAAGCGCTAGTGAAACCCAGCGCGCAAGTCGCCAGAAACGTTTCACCAACCGCAGGTTTGACCATCAGCAACAGCGCCCCGCGCGCGAGTGCATCTTCTTCTCCAGCTACCTGCAGCGGATACGTAAATTGCCGAGCCGGAGCAATCATCGGCGGCTGCGCGAGCATCTCGGCGCTCCAGGTTGACGCAAACGCCATCAGTCAATCGCCTCGAGCGCCTGCTCCAGATCTTCGAGCAGATCCTCAATCGCCTCACATCCGGCGCTCATGCGGATAAACCCTCCAGGAACATCGTCCGAACCCCATCGTGCCCGCCGCTCTGCCGTCGTCGTTACGCCGCCAAAGCTTGTCGCCTCCGTTACCAGCTTCGCCCGCGTCAGAAAGGTCTCTGCTGCCGCCTTATCGCGCAGCGTAAAGCAAAGCACCGGCCCAAAGTACCGCATTTGCCCAGCCGCAATCGCATGTCCCGGATGGGTCTTCAGCCCCGGATACAAGACACTCTCCACCTCGCGCCGTGCATCCAGAAACGTGGCCAGCGCCAGCGCATTGGCCGCCGACCGCTCCAGCCGCAGCGGCAGTGTTGCCAGCGACCGCAGCGCCAGCCACGCTTCCATCGGTCCAACGATACCGCCTGTCATCGTTCGCCACCGGTCGATCTTCGCCAGCAGCCCTGCATCCTTCACCGCTACATGACCAAGCAGCAGGTCGCTGTGCCCGGACATCGACTTCGCATCGGACGCCACCGAAAAATCCGCACCGAAGCTCAGCGGCTTCTGCGCCAGCGGCGTTGCCGTCGTGTTGTCGACCGCAACCAGGACGCCAGCCTCGTGCGCTGCCTCGCAGAGCGCCGCAATATCGCAGATCTCCATCGTTGGGTTGCTCGGCGTCTCAAGCCACAATAGCCGCGCACCCTCCATTAATTCAGCCTGAGCCGCTCCCGCGGGAGCCATCCGGAGCGTCACGCCCATCGCGACAAAGTAGTCCTGCACCAGTACCCGCGCCATAAAGTACGCATTCGACGGAAGCACCACCACGTCGCCCGGCCGCAGCACGGCGCCGAACACTGCCGCACAAGCCGCCATTCCCGAGCCAAATACCCGCACTTGCGCCTCATGTCCGGGCCCGGACTCAAGCAGTGCAATCGCAGCCTCGAGCGCCGTCCACGTCGGATTGTGCGACCGTGCATAGCTGTACGTATCGGTAGGGTCGCCCGGCGCATGGAACGGTCCCGCAAACACCGGTCCGGCGTGAAGCGGTTCGCCGGCCTTCACCGGCGTCAAAGTCGCCCGAAGTATCTTCGTCTCATCGCGCATACCCTTATCTTCGCAGGTCGCCGCTAACTCTTGAAGTGCTCCCAGCCGCCAGGTCGCAGCGGCTTTCTGGTCCCATCATCGCCAGTCAAAGTCAAACCCTTTCGCCTGCTGACAATTCGTCCGACAGCAGTGATCGCCACTCCGGCAATCCGACGCGGCATCTTCATCGTTGCCGGAGCCGTGAATAGCAACTCGTAATCCTCGCCGCCATCGAGCGCAAGTCGCAAAGCCTCCTCGTTCGGGAGACCTGCCGCCAGGCCATGAATCGGCAGTCTCGCCGCGTCGACCTCCGCACCGACGCCGGATGCCAGGCAAAGATGAGCCAGATCGGTCGATAGTCCGTCGCTCAAATCAATACAAGCTGTCGCCAGCCCCTTCCTCAGCAGAGACTGCCCCGCAGCAAGCCGAGGCTCCGGAAACATCTGCGGATGTTGCTTCGAAGATCCCGTCCGAATCAGGCGAACCTTACCAGTTCGCATCCGTTCCAATTCCGCAGCCGCCCCGCCTAGCGCTCCGCTCACATAAAGCAGATCGCCTGCCCGCGCCCCACTCCGCCGCAGTGCTCGTCCAGCAGGAGCAGCCCCGACCAGCACGATGTCCGCAACAACCATCTCCGCTGGAGACTGAGCCGTATCTCCGCCTGCCAATGGGACAGCATGAACGTCGGCCAGCGCACGGAAGCCGTGCAGAAATCGCCGAGTCCAGGTGCCCCGCAATTCCAGAGGCAGCGCAAGCGACAGAAATGCAGCCATCGGGGTCGCCCCCATCGCAGCCAGATCGCTCAGGCCCCTCGCGAGGCAGCGATGCCCGATTGACTCTGGCGAATGCCAGTCCCTCCGAAAGTGCCGTCCCTCAAGACTAAAGTCGGTTGTGATCAGGATCTCGCAGCCCGCAGGTGGTCTCAGAATGGCGCAATCGTCTCCGATCCCGAGCCGCACCACGGAGCTACGTCGTCCGGCAAACTCCCGCCGAATGCTTTCGATCAGTGCAAGTTCCCCGACCTGTCGCGTCTGTTTCTTCATCCTCGATGGAGCATACAGGCAGACTTCATCTGCAAGCGCTACAGTTTGCAAGGCTCTAAGCCCTTTGATAGCATAAGGAGGTTGCACCCAAGGGATTCGTGCATCTCGAATGACGATTGCTAATCCTCATTCATCCGAGAGCAACACAAGTCCTCGTGCCGCCGATACTCGCGGTCAAATCCGGGCTAAGGTCTCCATTTGAGTCTCAAGAAGCGCCATTACATTCTCTTCGTCACGCGCGATTCTGACGGCAGCCTCCGTAAGGTTCCAGTCCCGCTCTACTACGCCTACGTGTTTGTGGCGGTCGCTGGCATTGGTCTTTTCAGCATTGCCGGCCTGGCTGGCTCGTACTCGCGCATGCTCATCAAGACTTCGCATTTCAACGACTTACGCCGTGATCACGACTCGCTCCGCAAGGATTACGCTTCGCTCCAGAAGCAGGAGCACGAGATGACCGTTCAGGCCGCCTCGCTCGGTTCGCTCGCCAGCGAAGTCTCCGCCCTCTACGGCCTCACAACCAGCAAGCTCGCGATCCCGATGGGCAAGCTGACTTCGCGTCAGAAGAGCGCCAAGGTGGAGGCAGCGGTGACGGCTCCTCTTGCCGGCACGACCGGGAGCTTCAACGATGAGAGCTACTTCAAGTCGCTGGACTCCTTCTACGCTCTGCGCACCTCCGCGATGAGCGGCATTGCAGCACGCGGCTTCTCAAATGCTATCGGCGTCCCGAACAGCCTCGGCGGTATCTCAGGCTTCAACGATCTGGATGCGGGCTCAGAAGGTCCATCCATCTGGCCGGTCATCGGGCCGATCACGAGCAGCTTTGGCCAGCGTGAAGACCCCGTTCTCGGTAACGGCGAAGGTGAGTTCCACCCCGGTATCGACATCGGCGCTCCAAACGGCACACCCATTATCGCCACAGCAGACGGCGTAGTTCGCTCCGCTGAGATGGCGAACGGCTACGGTCGCGAGGTCATCATCGACCACGGCCATGGCATAGCAACCCTCTTCGGACACATGTCCGCCTTTGCGGTAATGGCGGGTCAGAACGTTACCCGCGGTCAGGTCATCGGCTACGTTGGTCACAGCGGCCGCACGACGGGTGCGCATCTTCACTACGAAGTGCGTATCCGCAATACGCCGATCAATCCGCACAAGTATCTTCGGATGACCCTCGCAGAGGCTAGCAGCAACGTGCACACCGGCTCCTAGTCACTTCAGTAGACGAAGAAACGCCCGCAAGTGAGTCTCGCTTGCGGGCGTTTTCTTGCTCGTACTTATTCACCCTTAGCTGAAGTGGGTCCGCCGCCTACGTAGCTCACGTGCCAGATGATCTTCGAGCCATCATCCGATACGAACAGCGAGCCATCCCTGGCGACCGTCACGCCCACGGGTCGACCCCAGACGCCGCCATCTGCTGTTACAAAGCCGGTCAGAAAGTCCTCATACTCACCCGTCGCGTGGCCGTTTTTCATCGGAACGCGAATGACCTCATAGCCTCCGCGACGTGCGCGATTCCAGCTGCCATGCTCCGCCGCAAAACCATCCCCCATGTAGCTGGACGGGAACTGCTTGCCCTCGTAGAACGCCAGTTCGAGCGATGCCATGTGCGGCTGCACCAGCACGTCCGGCGTGATCACCTTCGACTTCAACTCAGGATGCTTGCCAGCCAGCCGCGGATCCTGGTGCTGTCCCATGTAATACCAAGGCCATCCGTAAAACCCATCTTCCTTTACGCTTGTAATGTAGTCCGGAACCAGGTTGTTGCCGAGTCGATCGCGCTCATTGGTCGAGCACCAAAGCTGACCAGTGGTCGGGTTGATCGCTTCACCGACACAGTTCCGGATGCCACTCGCATACACCTTGACGAATTTGCCTTCGGGCGTAAATTCCAACACGTCGGCTCGATGGAACTCGTTCGGATGCGTGTCGGGGTCGTCGGCGTTTGAGCCAGATCCGACCGAAACCAGCATCTTCTTCTGGTCAGGCGAGAAGACGATATCGCGCGTCCAATGGCCGCCGCCGCGTAGCTGCGCAAAGCCCGGCAACTGTGCCACAACCTTTTCCGCCGCACCCGTAGCTGCCAGATCGCCGGACTTATAGGGGAAGCGGACGACAGAGTCCGTGTTGCCGACATAAACCCACTTCGGATTTGGGCCAGCAGGATAGAAAGCGATGCCGAACGGCAGGCTCAATCCAGTAGCAAAGGTTGAGACCTTCTCCGCCTTACCGTCAGCACCGACGCCGCGTAACACCCAGATCTTGTCGCCGTGCGAGTCTGCCAGAAAGATGTCGCCGTTGGGTGCCGTTCGCATCAGGCGAGGTTCCTTAAAACCATCGGCGTACATCTCCACCTTGAAGCCTGCGGGAGCAACTGGCATCGCGCCATCGGGCCGAGGAACGAGGCTCGGGCCGTTATCGACCGACTCATCCTCTTGTGGCTCCGGCAGATCGGCCACAGTGATCTTGCGTCGAACTCCTGGCTTCTGCTGGGTGTAGTCCGCAAACGCCGCCTGACCTGTGATTGTCTGAGCGGTCGAAGCCGTCTGAGCTTGAACAACAGGCGCAGCAAACACCAAGAGGGGAAGCACTGTGAGCAAAGTGGGAACGGGCAGTCTTCGAGAGTGGAATGTCATAAAAATCTTCTCCGTTAAAGCTCTTATTTGGATGCGGGCCGAGAATCAAGTAATGCCTGCGGTTCAGGCGTTGCAAGCTCACGCAGCAAGTCGACGGGAATGTTTGCCGTCACGATGGTTCGTTCGTGACTCTGATCGACCTTGATGGAGTCGACCATCTGTCGCATCGACGCGTCGGTTGCCATGCCACTGCCCTGGAACTGTTGTATCGACCTGAAAAGATTGAGAACAGCGGACAAGGCCTGTGCAGACTGCGTCGCTTCGACCTTACTAGGCGAAAGCTCCTCGATCCGCAGCTTGACGACTCCAAGGTAACGAAGGCTCGCCACCAGCGTCGTATCTTCATGCAGCGGCAGGCGTAGGCCGAAGAGCGTGATATAGCCTCCCTCAGAGAAGGGCAGGCCGATATGCCCGATTGCCCACGCGCTTGAAAGCACCGGCACGTCTCCATACCGTTCCGAGAGCAGGGAAGAACCTGCAAACGGTGACGCCGCCGCGCGATGCCGGTCGAGTACCGCATGGATCTGCTCCGTTGTCGGCATATTGCTTGCGGCAATCGTGTCGTAGCCAAGCTGGGTCACGCGCAACTGTCTGGTGCGCGAACCTTTGATCTCGCCCACGGGAATCATAAAGATCTCGTGTCCTGCGTAACTTTCCTTTGAAGTAGCAATGCTCGCCAGGTAGCGCGCCAGCCGGTCTCCATCAAAGCGCCCCTCGAACACCTCGGAGTACGCCACAGGCCCGTTAGGACCATTGGGATCGTCCATCCGGTGCAGGGCGAAGGCGACCGCATCAAGGTCGCGCTCAGGCACGATGCCCGTTGCATCGATGAACTGCTGGAAATCAGGGCTGCGCGTCACGACTGTTTTGTCGAAGTGCGTCGCCGTTCGCAGAGGCTTCAGATTCGCGTAGACGATCGCATCGCACTCGGGCAGTAATCGCGCTACTTCAGGTGGCGCCTTGGCACGCAACAGCAGCGCTCCGGCAAGCGCAGCTACCAGCGCCAGCGCCAGCAGCAAGGAGTAGCGCGTTGATTTACGCACAGCGCACCCACTCATCAAGAGCTACGAAAATGGTTAGCAGAGCCTTGCACCTTGCACATTCAACATAGCCCACCCAGCATAGCCGATTCGCGCCAACCTCGCGTGACGACTACGGCGTCAAGCCCTGGTATGGAAGGAATAACTGAAATACCGTCCAGCTATTGCCCTTCTCCTGGCTACTCCGCACCCGCAACCGCCCGCCGTGTCGGACGATGATCTCGGTACTTACCCACAACCCCAGGCCGGTTCCGTTGATGCCTTTTGTAGTGAAGAACGCCTTGCCTAGCTGCTTCATCGTGTCCCGACTGATTCCGCTGCCAGTATCGGCAATCGTTATCAGAACGCCGCATAGTCCGGAACGCGTGTTCGTAGCTTCTCGCGTCCTGATGCGGAGCTTGCCACCTGTACCGTACATGGCGTCAATGGCATTTCTAATGAGATTGCTCAGGACCTGCCTGATCTCGCTCTCAAGGCACATAATGGACTGCGTTCTCCGTTCCCGCCATTCGACCGTTACGTGGGCACTGTCCAGCTTGCTTTGGTACAGATCAACGACTGAGTGAAGTAGTTCACTGGCGCGTATCGCCTGCGGATTTGTCGATTGCTTGTAGAAGCGCAGCGACTGCGACGTGATCAGCGCGACCCGCTGCAATTCCTTGTCTGCCTGGCCAAGAAACGATCGCGTCTCGTCAATGCCGTTCGAGTGCTCTGCTAGATAGAGCAAATTCATTACCGATTCAAGGGGGTTGTTGATTTCATGCGCAATGGAGGCTGCGAGACGTCCAACTGCCGCAAGCTTCTCACTCTCGCGCAGTGCCGCTTCAAACTCCACCCGAGCCGTAACGTCCATCTGGATGCCGACAAAGTGAGTCAACTCGCCATCGCGATTACGGATTGGCGAGATGGACAACTCGTTCCAGAACGGGCTGCCATCCTTGCGAAAATTTTTTATGACTGCAACAACCTCTCGTTGCTCCTTCATCGCCTCGCGGATAAGCGATAAGCCAGGTTGCTGCGTCTCGCCACCTTGGAGGAAGCGGCAATTCTTTCCTTGAACGTCCTCCAGGCTGTAGCCCGTCATCACCTCAAAGGCAGGATTGACGTAAGTTAGTGGGACATCTGGAAGCGTGGCATCTGCGACTGTGATCCCATTCGTCACAGACCGGAAGATTCTCCGGTTCAGATGCAACTCATCAAGTGCCGACTGGTAGCGACGAGCAAAGGCGCGATGCGCGTAGAGAAAAAGGCTGAGTTGCGCCAGTGCTGCAGCCGGATCCTGCGGAAGAATCAAAACTCCGTCGTGCTGTTCTCCGTCGCCTGCCCGCCCACGGTCAGAAGACTCAGTGCTTCTCGATCGAACAACGATGATCGCAGGATTTAGTCCGTCGGCCTGCGCCTCCTCTGTCCGCAAAGCAGATCGGATCTGCTTTGCGAACTTTTCGTCCGTGATGATCATTTCAAAACTTTGAAAGTTAGTCGCTCCCGGGGAGACTAAATTGAGCAGGCTTGGAACCAGGTCAAGCTGTAAGGATAGGCTCTCGATGAGCCTCTGATTCGTGGAATCCTCTACCAGAATGCCTAGTCCTGTCCCAAAGCCCGCCTGGTCGGCGGTCGGCTCATTGGTGGCTTTTATGCCAATCTCTTGAGTCATATCTTTCATCCCTGGGAGTACCCTTCTTCAAATGTGCAATCAGCGATGAGCCGTACGCAGCTCTCAACGCTGAGACGCTGTAGCAAAATTTAGGTAGAAAGAGCTCTGCCCACCTTGTAAAGATGGATGCACAGTTTGCCCGAGTAATTGCCCGTCCACACCATCAACCGCTTGATCTCATAACTGCAATTGCAGCCGCGGGCTGGCTATGCTAAAGTTTGATCTTGCGGCGCACTCTGCGCGGACACGGTGGCACGCTTCAAGTCCGGCTTGGCAGAGGGCAAAGTAAAGACTGTTTTCGGGCTGGCGTAGCTCAGCTGGTAGAGCTCCTGATTTGTAATCAGGCGGTCGGGGGTTCAAGTCCCTTCGCCAGCTCCAGTTCTATCCAGTTGCAGTACAAGGCACGACGGATTTGGTTGTACTGCGGCCGTTCTGGCACGCAGGCCTGCTGCCACTCCATCAAGAGTATTGCCACCCGCACGATCCGCGGTACAGGGATCGTCTGCGGAGCTTGACGGAACGTACAGACTTGCACAAAGGAACGTCACAGGAACGTGCACAGGTGGCCGAGTGGTTAATGGCAGCAGACTGTAAATCTGCCACTCTTCGAGTTACGGAGGTTCGAATCCTCCCCTGTGCACCATTTATTTGTAGTTGCTTTAGATGAGATCGCAGCAAGCAAGACTGGAGAACACGTGGACTTCAGCCCTGCCAGTACCGGACGCATGGTTGTCGCGTTCGCTGTTCTGGGAGCCTTGGCAGCAAGCGCCTGGTTCACGATGGAGCCCGGAAAGTACCGTGCACTCTGCTTCGTCTTGCTAGGGTTTTTTGCTTTTCGGGTTTTTCTCGGGCGAATGCGTTCCCGGTAAATGGCCGTAGGCGTTTACAGGAAGTTTTTGGTAGGCTTGTAAGGTTGGTTGTAACGCGCTGGCGTAGCTCAGTGGTAGAGCACTCCCTTGGTAAGGGAGAGGTCGAGAGTTCAAGCCTCTCCGTCAGCTCCAGATTTTAGAGGTCGTAACGCGGGAGTAACTCAGTGGTAGAGTCACAGCCTTCCAAGCTGTTGGTCGCGGGTCCGATTCCCGTCTCCCGCTCCATCATGTTGCAGGCAGGTTCCAGGGCGGTTCCGCAGGAGATTGGTGTTGAGCACGATGTATGAGCAGGCAGTTCTTTCGGTAGAGGATCCTCAACGCTTCGGTGCGGTCCATGCAGCCATCGAGTCATCCTTCTCATCGAGTCGGGTCGCCGGTTTCATGAAGTCCTTGCAGCGTCACAGCCTGCGTATTCGTGACTTCGAGACTGTTCTTCGCAGGAAAATGCTCGGCGAACCTGCTATTGCTGAGTATGAGCAGCTCGGCAACTCCGATCAGGGCCAGATTCGCGAATTCTATCTCGCCAGCCTGGAGCAGGTTGATCCTGAACTGCGGCAGAAGTTTTTCAAACTGTACGCGTACTACTGAATCCTCCAAATCTTCTGTTTCTTTCTTTATCCCGGTTATGTGCCGGCCAACACTTAGGAGACGAGCATCATGGGCAAGGAAAAGTTTGACCGGTCGAAGCCGCACGTAAACATTGGGACGATTGGTCACATTGATCATGGCAAGACGACGCTGACGGCGGCGATCACGAAGGTGTTGTCGAAGCATAATCCGAAGAACACGTTCCGTTCGTTTGACACGATTGACAACGCACCGGAAGAGCGCGAGCGCGGTATTACGATTGCGACGTCGCACGTGGAGTATGAGACGCCGAACCGGCACTACGCGCACGTGGATTGCCCGGGTCACGCGGATTACATCAAGAACATGATCACGGGCGCAGCGCAGATGGACGGCGCGATCCTGGTGGTTGCAGCGACCGACGGCCCGATGCCCCAGACCAAGGAGCATGTGCTCCTGGCCCGCCAGGTGGGCGTCCCGTTCATCGTGGTGTTCCTGAACAAGTGCGATGCGGTTGAGGACGAAGAGCTGATCGAGCTGGTCGAGATGGAGGTCCGTGAGCTCCTGTCGAAGTACGACTACCCGGGCGACGACACCCCGATCATCCGCGGCTCCGCCCTGGGCGCGCTGAATGGCGAAGCCCAGTGGGAGCTCAAGGTGGACGAGTTGATGGCGGCTGTCGATGCGTTCATCCCGCAGCCGGAGCGCGCTGTGGATCTTCCGTTCCTGATGCCGATCGAGGATATCTTCTCGATCTCGGGTCGTGGCACGGTGGTGACGGGCCGTATCGAGCGTGGCAAGATCAAGGTGGGCGAGCCCTGCGAGATCGTCGGCTTCCGCGAGACGCGTGCAACGGTCTGTACGGGCGTGGAGATGTTCAAGAAGCAGCTGGATGAGGGTCTGGCCGGCGACAATGCCGGTCTCCTGCTCCGCGGCATCGCAAAGGAAGATGTGGAGCGCGGCATGGTGCTGGCGAAGATCGGTTCGATCAAGCCGCACACGCAGTTCAAGGGCGAGATCTACGTCCTGAGCAAGGAAGAGGGCGGCCGTCACACGCCGTTCTTCAACGGCTACCGCCCACAGTTCTACTTCCGCACCACGGACGTGACCGGATCGGCGAAGCTGCCGGAGGGCACCGAGATGGTGATGCCGGGCGATAACACGCAACTCGAGATCACGCTGCACACCCCCGTCGCGATGGAAAAGGGACTTCGGTTCGCCATCCGCGAAGGCGGACGCACCGTCGGAGCCGGTACCATCTCCGAAATCATCAAGTAACTGCTCTGCAAGCCGGAATAGGGCGACCTGTTCCGGCGGCTTTACAATAGAATTAGGATCATGGTTTTTGCGGAGGTGTAAGGATTCCGCGAAATCGGTTAGGATAAAGAGATGCGCGAAATTATTACATTGCAGTGCCCCGAGTGCAAAAACAGGAACTACTCGACGACGAAGAACAAGAAGACCACCACTGGCCGCCTTGAGTTCTCGAAGTTTTGCAACACCTGCCGCAAGCACACGGATCACAAGGAAACGAAGTAACAGGGGCTCGGGCTTAAGGATCGGTGCAATCCGGTTGACGAGCCCACCTCCTGTAATCCGGGGGAATAAGCTCAACGGTTAAACTGTCGGTCTCCAAAACCGAACTTCTCGGTTCGAATCCGAGTTCCCCCGCCAGTTCCACTCCGCTGAGACATCGAGACCGGAATCGGTCGCAGTAGAACCATCAGCTCAGAAGAGTTTTGAGGCAGCATTATGGCGAAGGCGATAGCAGTAGCGGACGAGCAGAATACCGGAATGCAGCGCTTCAAAGCGCAGCCAGAAAAGCTGGTCTCCTTTCTCAAGGATGTCCGCAGCGAGATGCGCAAGGTGGTCTCCCCGACACGCGCCGAAGTCCAGTCGACGACCATCATCGTTCTCGTCACGGTCTTCCTCTTTGCTGCATACTTCTGGCTCGTGGATAACATCATCGGACGCGGTATCGAAGCGCTCCTCCACAAGCTCAGCACCCACTAGGTTTTGATGTGCAGGATTTGAAGCAGATGAAGCACGAAGAAGGCATAACGATGGCGGCAGAAGAGCAGAATCCGGAAGAGCTGAATCCCGAAGGCGCAGAGCCCACCGAGACGCTTGCCCCACCGGTTAACGAGAATTTCAAGTGGTACATCATCCATGCCTACTCCGGCTTTGAGCGTAAAGTCCGTGAGTCGCTTGAGAGCCGCATTCAGGCCTTTGGTCTGCAGAACCGCATCGGCCGCATCATGATTCCGACCGAGCCGGTAACCGAGCTTCGCAACGGGAAGAAGTACACCATTGAGCGTGTCTTCCTCCCTGGCTATGTCCTTGTCGAGATGGAACTCGACAACGATCTCTGGCATGTCATTAAGAACACGCCCCGCGTCACTGGGTTCCTAGGAACCGGCGACAATCCGGTCGCGCTGTCCGAGCAGGAAGTAAGCTCCATCCTCTTCCGTTCTGACGTCTCGAAGGACAAACCTTCGATGAAGGTCAAGTTTTCCAAGGGAGAGCAGGTCCGCATCAACGAGGGTGCTTTCGCCAACTTCAACGGTGCCGTCGACGATGTCAACGAAGACAAGCAAACCCTCAAGGTTATGGTCAGTATCTTCGGTCGTCCTACGCCCGTCGAACTCACCTTCTCCGAGGTCGAGAAGCTCGAAGAGTAGTCCCTGCGCCGCAGGAAGATTTAGAAACATCATTAAGTAGCGGGCCAAGCCTGCCGCTGGAAGCATAAAGAGGATTTACCGCAATGGCACCGAAGAAAATCACTGGATACGTCAAGCTTCAGATCATGGCCGGCAAGGCCACTCCTGCTCCCCCGGTCGGCCCCGCGCTCGGCCAGGCTCAGGTCAACATCATGGAGTTCTGCAAGCAGTTCAACGAGCGCACCAAGGCTCCTGACATGGCCGGACTCACCATCCCCGTCGTCATCACTGTCTATGCAGATCGCACCTTCTCCTTCATCACCAAGACGCCTCCTGCGGCTGTCCTCCTGCTCAAGGCAGCCGGCATCCCCAAGGGCTCCGGCACTCCCAACAAGGAGAAGCTCGGCAAGGTAACGGAGAAGCAGATCATCGAGATCGCGACCCAGAAGATGCCCGACCTGAATTCGACCACCGTCGAAGCTGCAGCGAAGAGCATCCGCGGCACCGCCCGCTCCATGGGTATCGAAGTAGTAGCCTAGTCGATCAACTTTACCCAGACATCAGCCGCGAAGGGCATGCCAGAGCATCGGCAAGCTCATCGCGGTATTTTCGCGTCGAGAGTGGCACCGATGGTTAAGCAAACAGTCTTTGTTGTGCATCAGGACGAACACTCGCTGGCGTTCTCCGGCCACAATCCCTTGTCAGAAGTGCGTCGCTTGACCGCTCCTGCAAACCGTGGCGCTTGCACACGTCTTCTACCAGCGTAGCCAGTCGTCGCCGGTAAGGCCCGGCCGCAAAGTCCGCGGTAGCGAATCTCTCTCGATATTCGGGTAAGAGTGCAGGGAAGTGCTCCTCAACAAATTTGAGATACGTTGGTCGCGAGCATGACTTCAGAAAGAGTGGTTGCGCAGCAAAGAAGCTGGCGCCTACTGCTGCAGCACGCCGTGCCATCCCATCGAGAGCCTCCGAATGATCTGTAATGCCCGGCAAAAGAGGAGAACACAGCACGCCCGTTGTGATGCCAGCCGCTCGCAGTCGCCGCACAGCCTCAAATCGCAGATCCGGCCGAGGAGCGCGAGGCTCCAGTAGGCGGGCAAGCTCTACATCCGCCGTCGTAATCGTCAGGTGAACCACAAGCGTATTACGCCTTCCGATCTGTGCCAGTAGATCGATGTCCCGTTCGATCAGCCGCGACTTGGTCACAATTCCCAATCGGTAGCCTGACTTACGCGCGAAGACCTCCAGCAAGCTCCGCGTCACCCGGGCTCGCCGTTCAATCGGCTGGTATGGGTCGGTAGCCGTACCCAGAGCAATCTCCTCTGCTGGATCGATCTTCCTCAATTCCTGCTCCAAAAGCCAGGCTGCATTTTCCTTGATGAAGATCAGCCGCTCAAAGATTTCCGGATCGTGAAAGTCAACCTGGGTCTTGTTCTCGCTGGGCACTGCAGCACCCGTTTTCGGAGCGAGGAACTCATGCGTGTACCGCGCATAGCAGTACCTGCAACCGAATTCACACCCCCGGTA
Coding sequences:
- a CDS encoding cystathionine gamma-lyase; amino-acid sequence: MRDETKILRATLTPVKAGEPLHAGPVFAGPFHAPGDPTDTYSYARSHNPTWTALEAAIALLESGPGHEAQVRVFGSGMAACAAVFGAVLRPGDVVVLPSNAYFMARVLVQDYFVAMGVTLRMAPAGAAQAELMEGARLLWLETPSNPTMEICDIAALCEAAHEAGVLVAVDNTTATPLAQKPLSFGADFSVASDAKSMSGHSDLLLGHVAVKDAGLLAKIDRWRTMTGGIVGPMEAWLALRSLATLPLRLERSAANALALATFLDARREVESVLYPGLKTHPGHAIAAGQMRYFGPVLCFTLRDKAAAETFLTRAKLVTEATSFGGVTTTAERRARWGSDDVPGGFIRMSAGCEAIEDLLEDLEQALEAID
- the thiL gene encoding thiamine-phosphate kinase — protein: MKKQTRQVGELALIESIRREFAGRRSSVVRLGIGDDCAILRPPAGCEILITTDFSLEGRHFRRDWHSPESIGHRCLARGLSDLAAMGATPMAAFLSLALPLELRGTWTRRFLHGFRALADVHAVPLAGGDTAQSPAEMVVADIVLVGAAPAGRALRRSGARAGDLLYVSGALGGAAAELERMRTGKVRLIRTGSSKQHPQMFPEPRLAAGQSLLRKGLATACIDLSDGLSTDLAHLCLASGVGAEVDAARLPIHGLAAGLPNEEALRLALDGGEDYELLFTAPATMKMPRRIAGVAITAVGRIVSRRKGLTLTGDDGTRKPLRPGGWEHFKS
- a CDS encoding M23 family metallopeptidase; the encoded protein is MSLKKRHYILFVTRDSDGSLRKVPVPLYYAYVFVAVAGIGLFSIAGLAGSYSRMLIKTSHFNDLRRDHDSLRKDYASLQKQEHEMTVQAASLGSLASEVSALYGLTTSKLAIPMGKLTSRQKSAKVEAAVTAPLAGTTGSFNDESYFKSLDSFYALRTSAMSGIAARGFSNAIGVPNSLGGISGFNDLDAGSEGPSIWPVIGPITSSFGQREDPVLGNGEGEFHPGIDIGAPNGTPIIATADGVVRSAEMANGYGREVIIDHGHGIATLFGHMSAFAVMAGQNVTRGQVIGYVGHSGRTTGAHLHYEVRIRNTPINPHKYLRMTLAEASSNVHTGS
- a CDS encoding PQQ-dependent sugar dehydrogenase, with protein sequence MTFHSRRLPVPTLLTVLPLLVFAAPVVQAQTASTAQTITGQAAFADYTQQKPGVRRKITVADLPEPQEDESVDNGPSLVPRPDGAMPVAPAGFKVEMYADGFKEPRLMRTAPNGDIFLADSHGDKIWVLRGVGADGKAEKVSTFATGLSLPFGIAFYPAGPNPKWVYVGNTDSVVRFPYKSGDLAATGAAEKVVAQLPGFAQLRGGGHWTRDIVFSPDQKKMLVSVGSGSNADDPDTHPNEFHRADVLEFTPEGKFVKVYASGIRNCVGEAINPTTGQLWCSTNERDRLGNNLVPDYITSVKEDGFYGWPWYYMGQHQDPRLAGKHPELKSKVITPDVLVQPHMASLELAFYEGKQFPSSYMGDGFAAEHGSWNRARRGGYEVIRVPMKNGHATGEYEDFLTGFVTADGGVWGRPVGVTVARDGSLFVSDDGSKIIWHVSYVGGGPTSAKGE
- a CDS encoding two-component system sensor histidine kinase NtrB, with amino-acid sequence MTQEIGIKATNEPTADQAGFGTGLGILVEDSTNQRLIESLSLQLDLVPSLLNLVSPGATNFQSFEMIITDEKFAKQIRSALRTEEAQADGLNPAIIVVRSRSTESSDRGRAGDGEQHDGVLILPQDPAAALAQLSLFLYAHRAFARRYQSALDELHLNRRIFRSVTNGITVADATLPDVPLTYVNPAFEVMTGYSLEDVQGKNCRFLQGGETQQPGLSLIREAMKEQREVVAVIKNFRKDGSPFWNELSISPIRNRDGELTHFVGIQMDVTARVEFEAALRESEKLAAVGRLAASIAHEINNPLESVMNLLYLAEHSNGIDETRSFLGQADKELQRVALITSQSLRFYKQSTNPQAIRASELLHSVVDLYQSKLDSAHVTVEWRERRTQSIMCLESEIRQVLSNLIRNAIDAMYGTGGKLRIRTREATNTRSGLCGVLITIADTGSGISRDTMKQLGKAFFTTKGINGTGLGLWVSTEIIVRHGGRLRVRSSQEKGNSWTVFQLFLPYQGLTP